In Rattus norvegicus strain BN/NHsdMcwi chromosome 1, GRCr8, whole genome shotgun sequence, a genomic segment contains:
- the LOC134485273 gene encoding dynein axonemal assembly factor 8-like, producing the protein MTSKDKAVVSLPVSPWDAILKAAKDQLPSLDSDSSLSDCEEEEPFIFQRNQPVLIPDLTEELAEDPVGVDESGTWVTAGRSPSPEVCGTQALGALNRSHPRLLSLATPAC; encoded by the exons ATGACATCCAAAGACAAAGCTGTGGTATCCTTGCCAGTTTCTCCCTGGGATGCCATCCTTAAGGCTGCCAAAGACCAGCTGCCATCTCTGGATTCAGACTCCTCCCTG TCTGACTGTGAGGAAGAAGAACCCTTCATCTTTCAGCGGAACCAGCCTGTCCTGATTCCAGACCTAACGGAGGAGCTGGCTGAAGACCCTGTTGGTGTCGATGAGTCTGGGACCTGGGTTACTGCAGGGAGGAGTCCTTCACCTGAGGTCTGTGGGACACAGGCCTTGGGAGCCCTTAATAGATCCCACCCGAGGCTTTTATCCTTGGCAACCCCAGCCTGTTAG